Proteins from a genomic interval of Chroococcidiopsis thermalis PCC 7203:
- a CDS encoding NACHT domain-containing protein — MNSIDSALVDRFPQPMETEGIKLDNRKGVKFSGKWVQVENLQKNDSKQLDRVVNFSLKHEEKEIVNELSNDPLLNLLCLLVEAGREIPDDRCQLYREGLEILLNQWDEAYHIPGDRFYKNLSVQHKQDLLSKIALATFETGGKFSKQDIEKSITEYICNLPKAPTSPELLQLTTEALLKSIQYQHQLFVESAPEVYSFSDSRFHEYFIAREIADPSHPQRAEQALRNLAARISEPRWHEVFVFVVGMLRNADYFLSLMKQQADAIAGVDPELSRFLFWLERKSHHLSKPQFKPAAFRAFYLEFILDLKSDSLQDDRTDRHLHLSDIDASSYELINFPFTCQQKAILKQYYDVNQLILDCLRQAQYMTRSLRTEIEETLLVPSYLSCPIGTAIA; from the coding sequence ATGAACTCCATCGATTCAGCGTTGGTAGATCGTTTTCCTCAGCCGATGGAAACTGAAGGTATTAAGTTGGATAACCGAAAAGGTGTCAAGTTTAGTGGTAAATGGGTACAAGTTGAGAACTTACAGAAAAATGACTCAAAGCAACTCGATCGCGTTGTAAATTTCTCTTTAAAACACGAGGAAAAAGAAATTGTTAATGAATTGTCTAACGATCCATTATTAAATTTGCTTTGTCTATTAGTTGAAGCCGGTCGAGAAATTCCTGACGATCGCTGTCAGCTCTACCGCGAAGGACTAGAAATTTTATTGAATCAATGGGATGAAGCTTATCATATTCCAGGCGATCGCTTCTACAAAAATTTGTCCGTACAGCACAAACAAGACTTGTTAAGTAAAATTGCTTTGGCTACATTTGAAACTGGAGGTAAGTTTAGCAAACAGGATATTGAAAAATCTATTACCGAATATATATGTAACCTGCCAAAAGCACCTACTAGTCCGGAACTCTTGCAACTTACGACTGAGGCGCTACTAAAGTCTATTCAATATCAACACCAGTTATTTGTTGAGTCCGCTCCAGAGGTTTATTCTTTCTCCGATAGCAGATTTCACGAGTATTTTATAGCGCGAGAAATAGCCGATCCTTCTCATCCTCAAAGAGCAGAACAAGCTTTAAGAAATTTAGCTGCTCGGATTTCAGAACCACGCTGGCACGAAGTTTTTGTCTTCGTTGTTGGCATGTTGCGAAATGCTGACTATTTTCTCAGCTTGATGAAGCAACAAGCTGACGCGATCGCCGGAGTCGATCCAGAATTATCGCGCTTTCTTTTCTGGCTGGAGCGCAAGTCACATCATCTGAGCAAACCTCAGTTTAAACCAGCTGCTTTCCGTGCCTTTTATTTAGAATTTATCCTCGATCTTAAATCAGATTCTCTCCAAGACGATCGCACCGATCGCCATCTTCATCTATCTGATATCGATGCTTCGAGTTACGAGCTGATAAATTTTCCTTTTACTTGCCAGCAAAAAGCTATTCTCAAACAATATTACGATGTCAATCAACTCATACTTGATTGCTTGCGCCAAGCACAATACATGACGCGGAGCTTACGTACAGAAATTGAAGAGACACTTTTAGTTCCTTCATATTTAAGCTGTCCGATCGGAACTGCGATCGCTTAA
- a CDS encoding 2Fe-2S iron-sulfur cluster-binding protein — MTVRVNFLPDDVTVEATVGEPLLDVADRAGVIIPTGCMMGSCHACEVEIDGDNTVCACITAVPPGQEQLTIDLYFDPAW; from the coding sequence ATGACTGTGCGAGTCAATTTTTTACCCGATGATGTCACTGTAGAAGCCACAGTCGGAGAACCATTGTTAGATGTAGCAGACCGAGCGGGGGTTATCATCCCCACGGGCTGTATGATGGGTTCCTGTCACGCTTGCGAAGTCGAGATTGATGGGGACAATACAGTGTGCGCTTGTATTACTGCCGTTCCTCCGGGACAAGAACAGTTAACGATCGATCTTTATTTCGATCCGGCGTGGTGA
- a CDS encoding Bax inhibitor-1/YccA family protein, translating to MSSTSNFREAIRQAKTSAIVGPNVIANALPYLGGGLVLTALGTYGGLSVIRANPGLFFPTFIGAVILELILFFVAMNVAEKGNNRVALPLLATYSLLTGYTLSGIVFMALRTQGVGIAGVGFAALGCGVTFIAARQIGSNLSEQDGMALTKTVSLGVIALVVVCLAQFLFALFGIYTPTWLEIAISGIGVCLFVGAAVVDFYVLPRTYRNDQYLPAALSMYLTYINLFIFILRLLIALNSRD from the coding sequence ATGAGTAGCACTAGCAATTTTCGCGAAGCAATTCGTCAAGCTAAAACTAGCGCCATAGTAGGTCCAAACGTTATTGCTAACGCCCTGCCTTATCTAGGTGGCGGGCTGGTACTAACAGCACTGGGAACCTACGGTGGTCTAAGTGTCATCCGTGCCAATCCAGGGTTATTCTTCCCTACGTTTATTGGTGCGGTCATTTTGGAACTGATTTTGTTCTTCGTGGCGATGAACGTTGCCGAGAAAGGTAATAATCGCGTTGCCCTGCCTCTACTAGCAACATATAGCTTGCTAACTGGCTATACTCTTAGCGGCATCGTCTTTATGGCACTAAGAACCCAAGGCGTAGGTATTGCAGGTGTGGGGTTTGCTGCCCTCGGCTGCGGTGTCACCTTTATTGCGGCACGTCAAATTGGTTCTAACTTGTCAGAACAGGACGGCATGGCATTGACGAAAACAGTCAGCCTGGGAGTCATTGCCCTAGTGGTCGTCTGTTTGGCACAATTTCTGTTTGCTCTGTTTGGCATCTATACGCCGACTTGGTTAGAAATTGCAATTTCAGGCATTGGCGTGTGTCTATTCGTTGGTGCAGCAGTCGTAGATTTCTACGTTCTGCCTCGTACCTACCGCAACGACCAATATCTCCCTGCGGCGCTGTCGATGTATCTGACTTACATCAACCTGTTTATTTTCATCTTGCGGTTGTTGATTGCCTTGAATAGCCGCGACTAG
- the cobQ gene encoding cobyric acid synthase CobQ: MKSIMIVGTTSHAGKSTIAAAICRILAKRGWRVAPFKGQNMALNAYVTVNGGEIGYAQAVQAWAAGVAPMVEMNPILLKPQGDMSSQVILKGKAVGRVNAADYYEQFFQPGWQAIEESLRHLSAEFDMIVCEGAGSPAEINLKHRDLANMRIAKYLNAPTLLVVDIDRGGAFAHVVGTLELLEPEERSLVRGIIINKFRGQRSILEPGIKWLEERTGIPVIGVIPWLDHSFPAEDSLDLFERKPSRAKGELNIVVIRLPRISNFTDFDPLESEPCIGLRYLSPKHELGHPDAVILPGTKTTIADLLVLHKTGMAKSIQNYAAAGGTVLGICGGFQILGQQLADPEGLEGEAGRYPGLGLLPIRTAITMHKVARQRQVISNFPQSGLPVSGYEIHQGRSRLVELPPAQANDYQPLFDDTGLGMVDSSQSIWGTYLHGIFDNGPWRRAWLNRLRQQRGLKSLPTGISNYREQREAMLDSLAGMVETHLDLSSVLSP, translated from the coding sequence ATGAAATCAATCATGATCGTGGGAACGACATCCCATGCTGGAAAATCAACAATCGCAGCTGCAATTTGTCGCATTTTAGCCAAACGTGGCTGGCGCGTAGCCCCCTTTAAAGGACAAAATATGGCGCTGAATGCTTACGTTACCGTTAATGGTGGCGAAATTGGCTATGCCCAAGCGGTGCAAGCGTGGGCGGCTGGCGTTGCTCCAATGGTAGAGATGAACCCAATCTTGCTCAAACCCCAAGGAGATATGTCTTCTCAGGTGATCCTCAAAGGCAAGGCTGTGGGCAGAGTCAACGCAGCAGACTACTACGAGCAATTTTTTCAACCAGGATGGCAGGCAATTGAAGAATCTCTGCGCCATCTGTCAGCAGAATTTGACATGATCGTGTGCGAGGGGGCAGGCAGTCCGGCAGAAATTAATCTCAAGCATCGCGATTTAGCAAATATGCGGATCGCCAAGTATTTGAACGCGCCAACGTTACTAGTCGTAGATATCGATCGCGGTGGTGCTTTTGCCCATGTCGTAGGCACGCTAGAATTACTCGAACCAGAGGAACGCAGTTTAGTGCGCGGGATTATCATCAATAAATTTCGCGGACAGCGATCGATCTTAGAACCGGGCATTAAGTGGCTGGAAGAACGGACGGGAATCCCCGTCATTGGTGTCATTCCCTGGCTGGATCATTCATTCCCCGCCGAAGATTCCCTCGATTTGTTTGAACGCAAGCCCTCTCGGGCTAAAGGCGAACTCAACATTGTCGTAATTCGCCTGCCGCGAATTTCTAACTTTACCGACTTCGATCCGTTAGAATCGGAACCCTGTATTGGTTTGAGATATCTCAGCCCCAAACACGAACTAGGACATCCAGATGCAGTGATTCTCCCAGGAACGAAAACCACAATCGCCGATTTACTCGTCCTGCATAAAACCGGGATGGCAAAGTCAATTCAAAACTATGCGGCGGCTGGGGGAACGGTTTTAGGTATCTGCGGTGGCTTCCAAATTCTGGGGCAACAGCTAGCCGATCCAGAAGGGCTAGAGGGCGAAGCTGGTAGGTATCCAGGTTTAGGATTGCTGCCAATCAGAACGGCAATCACAATGCATAAAGTTGCTCGCCAGCGTCAAGTCATATCGAATTTTCCGCAGTCAGGATTGCCCGTATCGGGGTATGAAATTCACCAAGGGCGATCGCGTTTAGTGGAATTACCCCCCGCCCAAGCCAACGACTATCAACCCCTGTTTGACGATACCGGTCTTGGCATGGTAGATAGTAGTCAATCAATCTGGGGAACATATCTGCACGGAATTTTCGATAATGGACCTTGGCGGAGGGCTTGGTTAAATCGCCTGCGGCAACAAAGGGGACTCAAATCTCTGCCTACAGGTATCTCTAATTATCGCGAGCAGCGAGAAGCAATGCTCGACTCCCTAGCAGGTATGGTCGAAACCCATCTAGACTTATCTTCTGTTCTGTCGCCTTAA
- a CDS encoding DUF192 domain-containing protein — translation MFPKISLWLVGISIFIIFTALYLGFSWLSLQISSPQKPQVIQVLARIEVAKQRIYLEVPQTPEQEAQGLMYRTIIPRSRGILFEFDPPQTIEFSMQNIFVPVDTIFLRNTEIQQIQIAVPICNEVNCPIYSSKVKVDQMIQLQARRTLELGLKIGDRLPIEFLDLDTKTFRRS, via the coding sequence ATGTTTCCTAAAATCTCTCTTTGGCTAGTTGGAATCTCAATATTTATTATTTTTACTGCTCTGTATTTAGGCTTTTCCTGGTTGTCTTTACAAATTAGTTCGCCGCAAAAACCACAAGTTATCCAAGTTTTAGCCAGAATTGAAGTTGCCAAGCAAAGAATTTACTTAGAAGTTCCTCAAACCCCAGAACAAGAAGCACAAGGCTTAATGTATCGTACTATAATTCCCAGGAGTAGGGGAATTTTATTTGAATTCGATCCGCCTCAAACGATCGAATTTTCCATGCAAAACATTTTTGTACCAGTCGATACAATTTTTCTGAGAAATACGGAAATTCAGCAAATTCAAATAGCTGTTCCTATCTGTAACGAAGTCAATTGCCCTATATATAGCTCAAAGGTAAAAGTAGACCAAATGATTCAGTTGCAGGCTCGAAGAACTTTAGAGCTAGGTTTAAAAATAGGCGATCGCCTACCAATCGAGTTTCTCGACTTAGATACTAAAACTTTTCGCCGATCTTAG
- a CDS encoding MFS transporter yields MQPTNSLPVKITLLVVSTLTVMAGATIAPSLPAMKQHFSTIPNADYWVRLILTAPALFIALAAPFIGATIDRLGRKPVLIVALLVYGLAGSSGLWLNAIGFILFGRALLGLSVAGVMVTATALIADYYTGKERGQFLGIQAAFMALGGVIFLTLGGFLADINWRMPFFIYLIALVLVPCVVLLLPEPNRTAKGAGANVADEPTSLATGLVVLTYAIALISQIVFYLIPVQLPFYLQQLLQASSSQSGLAIALATGCSAVSSLLYQRVKARLSFISIYGIAFLNMALGYESISFGAGYAVILLGLAIAGLGLGLLMPNMNFCLTSIAPGVARGRVLGGLTTSFFLGQFLSPLVSQPLTNFVGIAVTYRTAGIVMGIMAIAALVFLMRAKTAGNAS; encoded by the coding sequence ATGCAGCCAACTAACTCGTTACCTGTCAAAATCACTTTGCTAGTTGTCAGTACGCTGACTGTGATGGCGGGTGCAACAATTGCACCTTCGCTACCAGCAATGAAACAGCACTTTAGCACCATACCGAATGCAGATTACTGGGTAAGGTTGATTTTGACAGCTCCAGCCCTATTTATTGCCTTGGCTGCGCCCTTTATTGGTGCGACGATCGATCGATTGGGACGCAAACCCGTGTTGATCGTTGCCTTACTCGTATACGGGCTAGCAGGTAGTTCGGGGCTGTGGTTGAATGCGATCGGCTTTATTCTGTTCGGACGAGCGCTATTAGGTTTGAGCGTGGCTGGGGTGATGGTAACGGCGACGGCGTTGATTGCAGATTACTACACGGGGAAAGAGAGAGGGCAGTTTTTGGGTATCCAAGCTGCTTTTATGGCATTAGGAGGAGTTATTTTCCTGACTTTAGGGGGCTTTCTTGCCGATATCAATTGGCGGATGCCCTTTTTTATCTACTTAATTGCTCTAGTTTTAGTCCCGTGCGTCGTGTTATTGCTACCGGAACCGAATCGTACAGCTAAGGGTGCTGGGGCTAATGTTGCAGACGAACCAACCAGCTTGGCGACTGGTTTAGTGGTATTGACTTATGCGATCGCCCTAATCTCGCAAATTGTATTTTATCTAATTCCCGTCCAACTCCCCTTTTACTTACAGCAATTACTCCAAGCAAGCAGTTCTCAAAGCGGGTTAGCGATCGCCCTTGCCACTGGGTGTTCTGCGGTTAGCTCGTTATTGTACCAGCGCGTCAAAGCCCGCCTCAGCTTTATTAGCATTTATGGCATTGCTTTTTTAAACATGGCACTAGGATATGAATCGATAAGTTTTGGCGCAGGTTATGCGGTGATTCTACTAGGATTAGCGATCGCGGGTCTGGGTTTGGGTTTACTCATGCCAAATATGAACTTTTGCCTGACTTCAATCGCTCCTGGTGTAGCCCGTGGGAGAGTTTTAGGTGGGTTAACAACTAGCTTTTTTTTGGGACAATTTCTCTCACCCCTCGTCAGTCAGCCTTTGACTAATTTCGTAGGAATAGCTGTAACTTACAGAACTGCTGGAATCGTGATGGGGATAATGGCTATAGCTGCCTTAGTATTTTTGATGCGGGCTAAAACAGCGGGAAATGCTAGTTAG
- a CDS encoding DUF192 domain-containing protein, with protein MLTATQKKYWKISANNAFCIVTLVSGLLLLIIQAQIEKQPQSLPVSAKAQISGQEIELEVAQTAQQQSLGLMYRGELSQTRGMLYTIDPPRPVKVSMQNMRFPVDVVYLQNGQIAAIQVEAQPCDAVACPTYSSKSTVDQMIQLRSGATATLGLEVGDRVPIQFL; from the coding sequence ATGTTAACTGCGACCCAGAAGAAGTACTGGAAGATTTCAGCTAATAATGCTTTTTGCATAGTTACATTGGTGAGCGGTCTGCTTTTACTAATAATTCAAGCTCAAATTGAAAAACAACCACAATCTCTACCTGTAAGTGCGAAAGCGCAAATTTCTGGACAAGAAATTGAGTTGGAGGTTGCCCAAACAGCGCAGCAACAATCTCTGGGACTGATGTATCGTGGCGAACTGTCCCAGACAAGAGGAATGCTGTATACTATCGATCCGCCTCGCCCAGTTAAGGTCTCGATGCAAAATATGCGCTTCCCTGTGGATGTTGTCTATTTGCAAAACGGACAGATCGCAGCCATCCAAGTAGAGGCACAGCCTTGCGATGCAGTTGCTTGCCCTACATATAGCTCCAAGTCAACGGTAGATCAAATGATTCAGTTACGAAGTGGCGCGACAGCAACATTAGGATTAGAGGTAGGCGATCGCGTCCCAATTCAGTTTCTCTAA
- a CDS encoding CsgG/HfaB family protein — MQTHVKLATRSLNLLCLFSLLSTANLSLLIPIVNAQTPILTENSQTQAPQRQRVAVLDFDFADTGSVNFANIFGGASPAQGVSNLITNALVKDGSYSVIERSKIDAILQEQDLGASGRINPETAAQIGRVLGVDAVIIGAVTQFNIEENNSGNGFCVFGVCSAKQKSRAIVQIDARLVSTTTAEILAATQGKGEVDKKSKALNVGGIYHESKNADPETLLSAAAELAVSEITREIVASAAKVTTAASFTPNVNAVVADVTNNLVTINKGQEAGLKTGMKISIERVAKEIKDPETGKTLRALTSPIGTIELTEVGQGFATGKVTNGVGFKRGDMAKAGQ, encoded by the coding sequence ATGCAAACTCATGTAAAATTAGCGACTCGTTCGCTGAATTTGTTATGTCTTTTTAGTTTATTGAGTACGGCTAATTTATCTCTGCTGATACCTATAGTTAATGCTCAAACTCCTATTCTGACTGAAAATAGCCAAACCCAAGCACCTCAACGCCAGCGAGTTGCTGTCCTAGATTTTGATTTTGCCGATACTGGCAGTGTTAATTTTGCAAATATCTTTGGTGGTGCTAGCCCAGCCCAAGGAGTGAGTAATTTGATTACAAATGCATTAGTTAAAGATGGTTCTTATAGTGTTATCGAGCGTAGTAAAATTGACGCTATTTTACAAGAACAAGACTTAGGTGCTTCGGGACGGATAAATCCAGAAACCGCTGCTCAAATTGGTAGGGTTTTGGGAGTTGATGCTGTCATAATCGGTGCGGTAACTCAATTTAATATTGAAGAAAATAATTCTGGTAACGGCTTTTGCGTTTTTGGAGTTTGTTCGGCGAAACAAAAAAGTCGGGCGATCGTGCAAATTGATGCTAGGCTCGTCAGCACGACGACCGCAGAAATTCTCGCTGCAACTCAAGGTAAAGGAGAAGTTGATAAAAAAAGCAAAGCTTTAAATGTGGGTGGTATTTATCACGAGTCGAAAAATGCCGATCCTGAAACTTTATTGAGTGCAGCCGCAGAACTTGCTGTGAGTGAAATTACGCGAGAAATTGTTGCCTCTGCTGCCAAAGTTACGACAGCAGCTTCGTTTACACCAAATGTTAATGCTGTAGTAGCTGATGTCACTAATAATTTAGTCACGATTAACAAAGGACAGGAAGCAGGTTTAAAAACCGGGATGAAAATCTCAATCGAGCGAGTAGCCAAAGAAATTAAAGATCCTGAAACTGGTAAGACTCTGCGCGCCTTAACTTCGCCAATTGGCACGATTGAATTAACAGAAGTCGGTCAGGGATTTGCCACTGGTAAAGTTACAAACGGTGTGGGCTTTAAACGAGGAGATATGGCAAAAGCCGGACAATAG
- a CDS encoding RNA polymerase sigma factor SigF, translating to MSITHTRGCSNGIELLIAYYQHPSIALRNKLVSMHTGLVRKMAHQFSRQCTEPYEDLEQIGYFGLIRAIERFNPYQGYAFSSFAIPYIRGEILHFLRDRTGVVKIPRRWQELHNQGQKARKDLTLTLGRTPTDIEIAEELNVAIQEWLESKLAFQNRIVLSLDSTVIQHLDCQIKLADALPDQRSTSLQQQEEDRQQLQGAMNQLEEKTRKAVEFVFLKEFSRKEAAKRIGISPMTVTRYLQKGKEQLFSLLQPQIAQTRA from the coding sequence ATGTCGATAACTCATACTAGAGGCTGCTCTAATGGGATAGAGCTATTAATTGCTTATTATCAACATCCTTCGATTGCCTTACGCAATAAACTTGTAAGTATGCACACTGGTTTGGTGCGAAAGATGGCGCATCAATTTAGCCGCCAATGTACCGAACCATATGAAGATTTAGAACAAATCGGTTACTTTGGTTTGATTCGTGCTATCGAGCGCTTCAACCCTTATCAAGGTTATGCTTTTAGTTCTTTTGCCATTCCTTATATTCGAGGTGAAATTTTACATTTCTTACGCGATCGCACGGGAGTTGTCAAAATTCCCCGTCGTTGGCAAGAACTTCACAATCAAGGACAGAAGGCTCGTAAAGATCTAACATTAACTCTCGGTCGCACTCCTACAGATATAGAAATTGCTGAAGAATTGAATGTTGCAATTCAAGAATGGTTAGAGAGTAAGCTCGCCTTCCAAAATCGAATTGTCTTAAGTTTGGATAGTACAGTTATTCAACATCTCGATTGCCAAATTAAATTAGCTGATGCTTTACCTGACCAGCGCTCTACTAGCTTGCAACAACAGGAAGAAGATCGCCAACAATTGCAAGGAGCAATGAATCAGCTGGAAGAAAAAACTCGTAAAGCTGTAGAATTTGTTTTCTTAAAAGAGTTTTCTCGTAAAGAGGCTGCTAAACGAATTGGTATTAGTCCAATGACTGTAACTCGATATCTTCAAAAGGGCAAAGAACAGTTATTTTCTTTGCTTCAACCTCAAATTGCTCAAACTAGAGCATGA
- a CDS encoding pentapeptide repeat-containing protein: MTSEADLLLRQGISQYQTGEFELALQSWQQALNLYRSSQNFKREGAALGNLGAAYQALGNIPQAIVCFQQHLEIAQKTQDATGEMNALANIGNAYLASAEYVRAIEYWQKLLAIVPAQGDRLQEGQILNSLRQAYTSLGELTQASKYQQQQLAIARELLNSAIATDFVSSLEAIGLDPTQDLVGADLSQFDLRNASLSRANLEGANLSGADLTLADLSRANLSGACLVRAKLSNANLRDANLSHADLSDADLRAILPRVNLSSANLSRTNLSSAYLQNANLQGANLNDTLLQQADLNGVNFSHANLNAANLTRAELNQVKVETTRFVNVVGISAQMKLEFQQQGAIFEDSMGDRQPIST, encoded by the coding sequence ATGACTAGTGAAGCAGATTTATTGCTAAGACAAGGTATTTCTCAATACCAAACAGGTGAATTTGAGCTGGCATTGCAGTCTTGGCAACAAGCATTAAATCTTTATCGCAGCAGCCAAAATTTCAAGCGCGAAGGTGCGGCTTTAGGGAATTTGGGCGCAGCTTATCAAGCTTTAGGAAACATACCCCAGGCGATCGTCTGCTTTCAACAACATTTGGAGATCGCCCAGAAAACTCAAGATGCAACTGGCGAAATGAATGCTCTTGCCAATATTGGTAATGCTTATTTGGCATCAGCAGAATATGTGCGTGCAATCGAGTACTGGCAAAAACTATTGGCGATTGTACCAGCACAAGGCGATCGCCTACAGGAAGGACAGATCTTAAATAGCCTGCGACAAGCATACACTAGTTTAGGAGAATTGACCCAGGCGAGCAAATATCAACAGCAACAGTTGGCGATCGCGCGGGAATTACTCAACTCGGCAATCGCGACAGACTTTGTTTCTAGTCTAGAAGCGATCGGTTTAGATCCTACACAAGATTTAGTCGGAGCCGATCTCAGTCAATTCGATCTTCGTAATGCTAGCTTGAGTCGCGCTAATTTAGAAGGGGCAAATTTGAGTGGTGCTGACTTGACATTAGCCGATCTGAGTCGCGCTAATTTGAGTGGTGCTTGTCTTGTGCGTGCCAAACTCAGTAATGCCAATCTTCGCGATGCGAATCTCAGTCATGCCGATCTGAGCGATGCAGACTTACGCGCAATTCTACCCCGCGTGAATTTAAGCAGTGCGAATCTCAGCCGGACAAATTTATCGAGTGCCTATCTTCAGAATGCTAACTTACAGGGGGCAAATTTAAACGATACGTTATTGCAACAAGCAGATTTAAATGGCGTGAATTTCAGCCATGCAAATTTGAATGCAGCTAATCTCACCCGTGCAGAATTGAATCAGGTAAAAGTAGAAACAACACGCTTTGTCAATGTTGTTGGAATTTCAGCGCAGATGAAACTTGAGTTTCAGCAACAAGGCGCAATTTTTGAGGACTCTATGGGCGATCGCCAGCCAATCTCAACTTAG
- a CDS encoding DUF1295 domain-containing protein — MQNTSDAGASAITQLTAINAAKVLTVFCLAICAIVFGISDLRQVIYLCLHVSYCLWWLLEQWFFPNRRQIFNEPIGVGGFSFTLIFVGVFYTLPGYLAFTNPAPISALAIAIAIPLYIFGTLINTTADVQKLTAKQYGAGLVQDGVWRFSRNINYFGDLLRYLSFSVVAGSLWAYLVPGTITLLYLQRISQREQTMSGKYSEYAAYQESSSRLIPFLW, encoded by the coding sequence ATGCAGAATACATCTGATGCGGGAGCGAGTGCCATAACTCAACTAACAGCAATTAATGCAGCTAAGGTGCTGACAGTTTTTTGCTTGGCAATTTGTGCAATCGTTTTTGGGATATCCGACTTACGCCAAGTTATTTATCTTTGTTTGCACGTTAGCTATTGTCTGTGGTGGTTGCTAGAACAGTGGTTCTTTCCTAACCGACGACAGATATTTAACGAACCCATAGGAGTAGGAGGTTTTAGCTTCACTTTGATATTTGTCGGAGTATTCTATACCTTACCTGGATATTTGGCATTTACCAACCCCGCACCTATTTCTGCACTCGCGATCGCGATCGCCATACCACTTTACATCTTCGGGACTCTAATTAATACCACTGCTGACGTACAAAAACTAACTGCTAAGCAATACGGGGCGGGTTTAGTGCAGGATGGAGTTTGGAGATTCTCTCGCAATATTAACTACTTCGGTGACTTGCTACGCTATCTCAGTTTCAGCGTTGTCGCAGGTTCTTTATGGGCTTATCTCGTACCAGGAACTATTACCCTCCTCTATCTCCAGCGCATCTCTCAAAGAGAACAAACCATGTCTGGCAAGTATAGCGAGTATGCAGCGTATCAAGAGTCTAGTAGCCGCTTGATTCCTTTTCTTTGGTGA
- a CDS encoding ZIP family metal transporter yields MNVVLVGFLASLLAGLATFVGALPILLPINLTQRIQGIMLGFGGGVMLAATAFSLIVPGTEAAEKIGYSRAIAALIMVVGILLGGLFLQVAHHALPHEHFFKGRENCRGKSLKQIWLFITAITIHNFPEGLAVGVNFGSGNIEQGLPVALGIGLQNMPEGLVVALSLISERYSTSYALGISLLTGLVEPLGGLVGAGVASIAQFILPWAMAFAAGAMLFVISDDIIPESHRKGLETEGTIGVMLGFVVMMFLDIALGG; encoded by the coding sequence ATGAACGTTGTTCTTGTCGGATTTCTTGCTAGCCTACTCGCTGGACTAGCAACTTTTGTTGGAGCTTTACCAATCTTACTACCAATCAATTTGACCCAGAGAATCCAGGGAATCATGTTGGGGTTTGGTGGTGGAGTTATGTTAGCAGCTACAGCTTTTTCTCTGATCGTTCCAGGTACAGAAGCAGCAGAAAAAATTGGTTATTCCAGAGCGATCGCTGCTCTAATTATGGTTGTAGGAATTTTGTTGGGTGGATTGTTCTTACAAGTTGCCCACCATGCTTTACCGCACGAACATTTTTTTAAAGGACGAGAAAATTGTCGAGGTAAAAGTCTTAAACAAATTTGGTTATTTATTACCGCGATTACAATTCATAACTTTCCTGAAGGATTGGCTGTAGGAGTCAATTTTGGGAGTGGAAATATCGAACAAGGGCTACCCGTTGCTTTAGGTATTGGCTTACAAAATATGCCCGAAGGTTTAGTAGTAGCTCTATCATTAATCTCAGAAAGATATTCTACTAGCTATGCTTTGGGAATTTCTCTGCTTACGGGTTTAGTAGAGCCTTTGGGCGGGTTAGTGGGTGCTGGCGTAGCAAGTATAGCTCAGTTTATTTTACCTTGGGCAATGGCGTTTGCAGCAGGAGCAATGCTATTCGTAATCAGCGACGATATTATCCCCGAATCGCACCGTAAAGGATTAGAAACCGAAGGAACTATCGGTGTCATGTTAGGTTTTGTGGTAATGATGTTTTTAGATATTGCTCTAGGGGGATAG
- a CDS encoding Npun_F0494 family protein — MTHANTSNTKPFFYPNRTLERARRALICSSFNLHLFQAMLAQSVPVMAIAGSSGMEKGYTQRPLTELAVDNELFWLIQVGVLRREVDGQGITDSFRLTPLGRQLVERYAQHGKWDTPTWRDRLYNTLSRWLRLPF, encoded by the coding sequence ATGACTCATGCGAATACTAGCAACACTAAACCATTTTTCTATCCCAACCGTACCTTAGAGCGGGCGCGTCGGGCGCTGATTTGTTCTAGCTTTAACTTACACTTATTTCAGGCAATGCTAGCTCAAAGCGTACCAGTTATGGCGATCGCGGGCAGTTCTGGCATGGAAAAAGGCTATACTCAGCGTCCTTTAACAGAACTTGCAGTAGACAACGAACTCTTTTGGCTGATTCAAGTCGGTGTATTGCGGCGCGAGGTAGACGGACAGGGAATCACAGATAGTTTTCGGCTCACGCCTCTGGGCAGACAGCTAGTAGAGCGATACGCTCAGCATGGTAAGTGGGATACTCCAACGTGGCGCGATCGCCTTTACAATACCCTGAGTCGCTGGCTGCGGCTACCTTTTTAG